The DNA window GCCGCGCACCTTGCCCTGATACTTTTTCGACAGGCCCACGAAAGCCAGCTTCCGAAACTTCACCGTCGCTTCAATGAGTCTCGTGACACCTTGGGACATCTGCCGGAAGTCCTGGCTCATGAGCAGAATGTCGACGCCATAGTGCCGATGGGTTTCGAGCCAACGGAGAAGGCCTGGTTCGACCTTTTGCATGGACCGAAAGACGGTCTGGGCTTCGTCGATGATCACGGCTGAACCGGGTTCGACATGGGGAAAGGCTTGGAGGACTTCGACCGAGTCTTTCCAGAGGGTGATCTGTTGTGCGAGCGTTTCCACGTCGATCCCGGTGAAGAGGGACAACCGATCCAGATAGATCCCATCGACAGCAATGTACAGTCGCCGGCCCTGCTTCACCCACGGCAAGAACTTCTCACAGATCGCGTGATAGGACTTCCCGGAGCCTGGTACCCCTTCATACAGTTCGATCATCGAAGACTCCTGAGATACACCCAGATCCAGAGGGCGAGGATGACCGTCCAGGCATAGGCCCACCCGATGACGAGCTGGTTCATGAGCCCCACCGCACAAAGGGAATCGTTTGGAGAATGAACCGAGTGCCCATGGCGCTCGCCACGATGGCCAGCGCCTGACTCATGCCCGTCGCGCCCAGCACCCACGCATATTGATCGGGAATCACCGGCAGGGTGAGGCCTGCCGTGCCAATAGTAGCGAGCGTGCTGTCCGCCACGGAAAGGAGCGAATCCCAGATGCCGAGTCCCCAATCGGTGAGCGAGAAGAAGAATTCCTGCAGCCAGCAATAGATGAGGGTCAGAATGGCCGTCATGTCGTCTGGCCTCCTCCCACAAAGATGATGCGGTAGGCGGCAATGGAGGCAGTCGCGATCACCAGCGTTCGCAGCACGGTGAAGAACCAGCCCCATTGGTTGAAATCGACCTGTTGGCTGCCAAAGAACGCCGAGGGCAAGGCAATCACCGGCAAGGTGGACGGCCAGGTGAGCGACTTCAACAGATTCAGCGTGCCTAACAGGCCACTCGTGGCCCAGATGGTTTGATGCGCTTGCAGCACCGTGCCGAAGGTCCGGCTCTCATGTGAGCCGACTGCGCAGGAGGTTGTCGCCTGGGTCTCCTCGTGCTGCGTCGTGGAGCCGTCTGGATTCTGTGTCGTGGTGGTCGTCGTGGTTGTCGTCTGCTGTTGCGTGTTCTGCTGTGGGGTACTCGCCGGAGGCGGGACCGTGTCCACGACGACGATATCGCCGGCGGGCACCGGCTTGGGCTTCACGGTCGTTGGCATCTCGGTCGGTGTCACCGCCTGGGAGATGGTGGTATCAGCCGGTTGTGTAGAGCCATTGGTGCCCACAGGATTCGTGTGGGCTTCGACGGACTTCGGATCGCTGGCTGGGAGGCCACCGACAAAGTTGGCCACCTGCTGCTGCGTCGGCGGAATCAAGCCTTCTTGAATCGGTGAGGTGGAGCCGGGAATGCCTTTTCGATGGCACACATACAAGGTGTATCCGCCGACGGCTGGACCATTCACAAAAAAATTGCCGGTGAAGAAGACGGCCGTGCTCAGGCTCTGAAACGGTCCGACGACCCAATCATGCAAATACTCGCTGTCCACTGCACAGAGCGGGACATTCGTGGCGCTGAACTGAATGGTCGCATTGGGATAAGCCGGATTGCCTGGCGTATTGGTCCCGAAACCGGGAAACGTCTGGACGCCCGCATTCGTGCTGGTGACCTGCCAGCCGCCCGGCGTGGATGCAGCTGTCTTCACGGCCGAAAGGTCACTCTGGGAGTAATACATCTGGGCCAAAACCAGTCCAGCACTCACTCCAAGCGCCGCCCATCCCACCGGACCTGCCACCATGCGCACGGCCATCGAGGCGGCAGAAGGTGCCAGAGCGGCTGTGGCGACTTGGGAAGCGAGCGCCGACCGTTGAGCCGCCAGATAGGCAATGCGTTCGGCCTGGGCGACGACCCTCGAATACTGTGTCGTGGTTTGTGCGAGGGATTCGGCAGGCGCAAAGCAAAGTGAGACGAGAAGGGCCCACACAAACCCGAGATACGTCATGAGAGACAGGAATTTCACAATCGTCCGACTCCGAGGCCGGTGAGGAAGGCCAGTAACAGGACCGCCACGAGAATAATGGTGAGATCCACCGGCCTTCCTCCCTAGCCGTTACTTCAGGACTTCCAGCCCAGACAAATCGAAGAACACCCGACCCGTCTGCTCGAACTTCCGCACTTCGATCGACGCGCGAGCCTGCTTGCCCTCGGCCTGCTTGCAGGCGTCAATCAACGGCATCTGATCCTCCGGAATACCCAACCGGAGAATCCCCGGATCTTTGCCCTTCACATAAAAGTCCACCGATCTGTAGACCTTGCCTTCCCGGCTCCTCCGTTCCACATACCCCTGCACGGCTCCCTCGGCTTTCACTTGCATCGTCGTCCCCTCCTTCTGTTGAGTGTTGAATCGGATCAGCCAAGCGCCTGATCCACACGCCCCGGCCTGGCCGGGCTTTGGACAGAAACTGAAATTCCGAATCACATTCCTGACAACTCACAAACAATGCGCCGCTCACCCATTTGCAGGCCGCGCCATGCGCGCCACAGCCAGGACAACCGCGCCGCCAGGCCCCGTTATGAAAGCTTAAGGACATAGGGGGTGCCTCTTCTTCGTTGCTTCAATAGGGCATAGTGCTTCTGCGTCCATCGTTTCGTGCCCGCATAGATCATCTCCATCAAAAACTGGTCGCCCCGGCAGGCCACCACCACCGCGAGCATCGGACTGATCGCGTTGGCCAGCCAGGCCGCCACGTCATCCAACCGCTGCTGAATCCGTTCGACGACGAGTCGGCAGCGCATGAAGCCCTCGGTGAGTGCTTTCCACCAACTCACTAACGGCGCGCGATATTTCTCATAGGATTCCGCCTCTCGCGTGGTTTCCCGGAAATCCACATAGGAACGCAGCACTCCGACCAAGAAGGCCCGCCAATCTTCGGGATCGAGCGTGAGGAGGGCCTTGGCACAGGCCTGGGCGCGATCCTGTTTGAATTCCAACTCCCATCGGACTCCGTATAAGGCCGCGTCTTCCCGGCCTTTGGCTTGAAGTTCGAGCCGCTTGTCATAGACGCGCAGCATGCTTTGGCTTTCCCGACTGCCGAAATACAGGGTCTCGCCGGTGCGGGTTCCCTCACGATGATTGGACGCTTGGATGACTTTGAATTGCTTCGATCGACTCACTAATTGTCCGGCCTCCACGGCCAGCCGGACGGTCTCCACTGCGACAGAGGCCTCCCGGTCGTCCAGCGCCACATCGATACGGGTGACATGGCCTTTCTGGGCAAAGATCCAGGCCAACACGGTCTTCAACTTGGTCTCGTC is part of the Nitrospira sp. genome and encodes:
- a CDS encoding DUF2523 domain-containing protein, giving the protein MTAILTLIYCWLQEFFFSLTDWGLGIWDSLLSVADSTLATIGTAGLTLPVIPDQYAWVLGATGMSQALAIVASAMGTRFILQTIPFVRWGS
- a CDS encoding replication initiation factor domain-containing protein, with protein sequence MTGVGGFTQTIDWLAFTLPKAEVADVIALIGGDWFQSESGFRGYPVAQLMTEGKTGVGKLGTGAPRNPKEVHVDLSAGIVSQWDETKLKTVLAWIFAQKGHVTRIDVALDDREASVAVETVRLAVEAGQLVSRSKQFKVIQASNHREGTRTGETLYFGSRESQSMLRVYDKRLELQAKGREDAALYGVRWELEFKQDRAQACAKALLTLDPEDWRAFLVGVLRSYVDFRETTREAESYEKYRAPLVSWWKALTEGFMRCRLVVERIQQRLDDVAAWLANAISPMLAVVVACRGDQFLMEMIYAGTKRWTQKHYALLKQRRRGTPYVLKLS